The following coding sequences lie in one Spinacia oleracea cultivar Varoflay chromosome 1, BTI_SOV_V1, whole genome shotgun sequence genomic window:
- the LOC110780654 gene encoding magnesium-protoporphyrin IX monomethyl ester [oxidative] cyclase, chloroplastic, producing the protein MAAEMALLKPISKFSPKLSPTPITRPAKFFRVSMSATATPMPTKPSKKGNKKEIQESLLTPRFYTTDFDEMEQLFNTEINKNLNESEFEALLQEFKTDYNQTHFVRNSEFKEAADKLEGPLRQIFVEFLERSCTAEFSGFLLYKELGRRLKKTNPVVAEIFSLMSRDEARHAGFLNKGLSDFNLALDLGFLTKARKYTFFKPKFIFYATYLSEKIGYWRYITIYRHLKENPEYQCYPIFKYFENWCQDENRHGDFFSALMKAQPQFLNDWKAKLWSRFFCLSVYVTMYLNDCQRTDFYEGIGLNTKEFDMHVIIETNRTTARIFPAVLDVENPEFKRKLDRMVEINKKLIAVGETDDIGFVKNFKRIPLVAALVSEILAAYLMPPIESGSVDFAEFEPQLVY; encoded by the exons ATGGCAGCAGAAATGGCACTCCTAAAACCCATCAGCAAATTCAGCCCGAAACTGAGCCCGACCCCAATAACCCGACCCGCAAAGTTTTTCAGGGTATCAATGTCAGCAACGGCAACTCCAATGCCCACAAAACCATCAAAAAAGGGGAACAAGAAGGAAATTCAAGAGTCCCTTTTAACACCAAGGTTTTACACCACAGATTTTGATGAAATGGAGCAGCTTTTTAACACTGAGATTAACAAGAACCTTAATGAATCCGAATTTGAGGCACTTTTGCAGGAGTTTAAGACTGATTACAATCAAACTCACTTTGTTCGAAACAGTGAGTTTAAGGAAGCTGCTGATAAACTTGAGGGCCCTTTGAGGCAGATTTTTGTTGAGTTTCTGGAAAGGTCTTGTACTGCTGAGTTTTCTGGGTTCCTTCTTTACAAGGAGCTTGGTAGGAGGCTTAAG AAAACAAATCCAGTGGTCGCGGAGATTTTCTCCCTTATGTCTAGAGATGAAGCCAGGCATGCTGG GTTTCTGAACAAAGGGTTGTCAGATTTCAATCTGGCCTTGGACTTGGGTTTCCTGACAAAGGCTAGGAAATACACATTCTTCAAGCCAAAGTTCATCTTTTACGCGACATACTTATCAGAGAAGATCGGTTACTGGAGGTACATTACTATTTACAGGCACCTCAAGGAAAACCCTGAGTACCAGTGTTATCCCATCTTCAAGTACTTTGAGAACTGGTGCCAAGATGAGAACAGACACGGAGATTTCTTCTCCGCTCTCATGAAGGCACAGCCCCAGTTCCTTAACGACTGGAAGGCCAAACTCTGGTCCCGCTTCTTCTGCCTCTCG GTTTATGTGACCATGTACCTCAACGATTGTCAAAGGACAGATTTCTATGAAGGAATTGGTCTCAACACCAAAGAATTCGATATGCATGTCATCATTGAG ACCAACCGCACAACTGCTAGAATATTCCCAGCTGTGTTGGATGTGGAGAACCCAGAGTTCAAGAGGAAGCTTGACCGAATGGTGGAGATTAACAAGAAGCTGATCGCTGTAGGGGAGACTGACGACATTGGTTTTGTGAAGAACTTTAAGAGGATCCCGTTGGTAGCAGCATTAGTTTCAGAGATCTTGGCTGCATATCTGATGCCACCTATTGAATCTGGCTCTGTCGATTTTGCAGAATTTGAGCCACAGCTTGTATATTAG